One stretch of Arachis hypogaea cultivar Tifrunner chromosome 20, arahy.Tifrunner.gnm2.J5K5, whole genome shotgun sequence DNA includes these proteins:
- the LOC112784590 gene encoding GDSL esterase/lipase WDL1 — protein MVGPSRPQFVLFGSSIVQLSYSHGGWGTILSDIYSRKADIVLRGYYGWNSRRALQVLHKVFPKDAAAQPTLVIVYFGGNDSMGPHSSGLGPHVPLPEYIENMRKILVHLQSLSETMRILVLSCPPVNEEKVKGNTSGIFSELVRTNELCQSYSEACIKLCKELDVKVIDLFNALQKRDDWMNACFTDGIHLASEGSKIVVKEILKVLKEADWEPCLHWKSMPTEFAEDSPYDLVAADGKTTLNPSEWTFYREVQWD, from the exons ATGGTTGGACCTTCAAGGCCTCAATTTGTTCTCTTTGGATCCTCCATTGTTCAGCTTAGTTACAGCCATGGCGGTTGGGGTACCATTCTCTCCGACATCTACTCTCGCAAG GCAGACATAGTGCTTAGGGGATACTATGGATGGAACTCACGACGTGCCCTTCAAGTCCTCCATAAAGTTTTCCCAAAG GATGCTGCTGCACAACCTACTCTTGTAATAGTTTATTTTGGAGGTAATGATTCCATGGGTCCTCACTCATCTGGCCTTGGCCCTCATGTGCCTCTTCCTGAATATATTGAGAACATGAGGAAGATTCTGGTTCATCTTCAG AGCCTCTCTGAAACGATGCGTATCCTTGTTCTTAGCTGTCCACCTGTCAATGAAGAAAAAGTAAAAGGAAATACTAG TGGAATATTTAGCGAGCTGGTAAGAACAAATGAATTGTGCCAAAGCTATTCAGAAGCATGCATAAAGCTATGCAAGGAACTGGATGTGAAAGTCATTGATCTTTTCAATGCACTACAGAAGAGAGACGATTGGATGAATGCTTGTTTTAC TGATGGTATACATTTGGCATCTGAGGGAAGCAAAATTGTGGTGAAGGAGATACTGAAAGTGCTCAAGGAGGCTGATTGGGAGCCATGCCTTCATTGGAAGTCCATGCCAACTGAATTTGCAGAAGATTCACCATATGATCTTGTTGCTGCTGATGGCAAAACTACACTGAATCCTTCTGAGTGGACTTTCTATAGGGAAGTTCAGTGGgactag